A DNA window from Carassius gibelio isolate Cgi1373 ecotype wild population from Czech Republic chromosome A6, carGib1.2-hapl.c, whole genome shotgun sequence contains the following coding sequences:
- the LOC128015482 gene encoding E3 SUMO-protein ligase CBX4-like: MELPAAGEHVFAVESIEKKRIRKGRYEYLVKWRGWSPKYNTWEPEENILDPRLLVAFQNRERQEQLIGYRKRGPKPKHLLLQVPSFARRSGVLSDLQEVSQGDDYQPKATSDLVQSQQYQLNSKKHHPYQPNSKDKQGEARINGKKKHYYQLNSKKHHHYQPNPKMYDSLYQRVKETKVPELTDKEWNLSPALKQKWVQDKDSGCLSKVRNITMGLKKLPKLNGEADLIMNTNSDAKEDKAPPNGISSKLKIVKNKNKNGRIVIVMSKYMEKGTHAAKIKEGTADSEEKRQAQNCKPCGTDGSTEKIKHTKKQSLVKGIKKDSKAETACFRLSNGLSSFGGDNPKKACSIVFEPNNLKKPGNTGDDVSHEQPLQLTTKTSLTTVPFEKSDQRGIQSTQYGPITLPQKHCYSEPESDSREAKRFLSSQSISPPNTDLSYSCNDTTHFNDHQHSSRHDFEILDSNQDEPIDLSCVRSREERKIPTHSQIGNSIPTVKEAVSTPEQVEKEMKKSVQSFTPFLGNIIITDVTANCLTVTFKEYVTV, from the exons ATGGAGCTGCCCGCCGCGGGTGAGCACGTCTTCGCGGTGGAAAGCATCGAAAAGAAACGCATTAGAAAG gGAAGGTATGAGTACTTGGTCAAGTGGAGAGGCTGGTCTCCAAA ATATAACACGTGGGAGCCAGAGGAAAATATTCTGGACCCTAGACTTCTCGTCGCTTTCCAAAACAG GGAAAGACAAGAGCAACTTATTGGTTATCGTAAACGGGGGCCAAAACCAAAACATCTTCTCTTGCAG GTACCATCATTTGCTCGAAGATCCGGTGTTCTTTCCGACCTTCAGGAGGTATCTCAGGGTGATGATTACCAACCCAAAGCAACTTCAGACCTGGTCCAAAGCCAGCAATACCAGCTTAACAGCAAGAAGCATCATCCCTACCAGCCCAACTCAAAAGACAAGCAGGGAGAGGCTCgaataaatggaaaaaagaagCACTACTACCAGCTCAACAGCAAGAAACACCATCACTATCAGCCAAACCCTAAAATGTATGACTCTCTGTATCAGAGGGTCAAGGAGACCAAAGTTCCTGAGTTGACTGACAAGGAATGGAACTTATCTCCAGCTCTAAAGCAGAAATGGGTCCAAGATAAGGATTCTGGGTGCCTCAGTAAGGTGAGGAATATAACAATGGGGTTGAAAAAGCTTCCTAAACTAAATGGTGAAGCTGACTTAATCATGAACACAAACAGTGATGCAAAGGAAGACAAAGCACCTCCTAATGGAATAAGCAGCAAACTGAAGATTGTGAAGAACAAGAATAAAAATGGGCGCATTGTCATTGTCATGAGCAAATACATGGAGAAAGGCACCCATGCTGCTAAAATTAAGGAAGGAACAGCAGATTCTGAGGAAAAAAGGCAAGCACAGAATTGTAAGCCCTGTGGAACAGATGGGAGCACAGAGAAAATAAAGCACACAAAGAAGCAAAGTCTTGTGAAAGGGATAAAAAAGGACAGTAAAGCTGAGACTGCCTGTTTTAGGCTTTCGAATGGACTATCATCTTTTGGAGGGGACAATCCTAAAAAAGCATGCTCCATAGTGTTTGAGCCAAACAATTTAAAGAAGCCTGGTAACACTGGAGATGATGTATCTCATGAACAGCCCTTGCAACTGACAACCAAAACCAGTCTGACTACAGTGCCTTTTGAGAAGAGTGATCAAAGAGGCATCCAGTCTACTCAATATGGTCCCATAACCTTACCTCAAAAGCATTGCTACTCTGAGCCAGAAAGTGACAGTAGGGAGGCTAAGAGGTTCCTAAGTTCTCAGAGTATAAGTCCTCCAAATACTGACTTGTCTTACTCTTGCAATGATACCACACACTTCAATGACCATCAGCACTCTAGCAGACATGACTTTGAAATCCTGGACTCCAACCAAGATGAACCGATAGACCTCAGCTGTGTAAGGTcgagagaagagagaaaaattCCTACACATTCTCAGATTGGAAACTCTATACCGACTGTGAAAGAAGCAGTCTCTACGCCAGAGCAAgtagagaaagaaatgaaaaaatctGTTCAAAGCTTTACACCTTTTCTTGGGAATATAATAATCACAGATGTCACAGCAAACTGCCTCACAGTGACATTCAAGGAGTATGTTACAGTTTAG
- the LOC128015483 gene encoding chromobox protein homolog 8-like yields the protein MELSAVGERVFAAESIIKRRIRRGRMEYLVKWKGWSPKYSTWEPEENILDSRLFVAFEDGEREREIFGPKKRGPKLKNFLLKAQAKEKSKSYEFRNDLSRGITYPSPEPVVTPRAREGLRAVVPTIFPPSTVNRGESVRISPPESREHRSPHSPRPSTDEFTLISKKRGRRPKLRFTDGYTSSLHPEYSKRAADEKTMASIPSKMAKLGLGEEEERCSEISGRIKISHKHIDGTYSHKQNRVVPSRSTQHISSEWSLHSSRVSGDLQGHRNNPQTSHFHHKHLKYHSKRRTFEHADSTSKHPSLIAKIPVSRIFGESDEGDAWRPSFSNVEKVIVTDVTSNFLTVTIKESNTDKGFFKDKR from the exons ATGGAGCTGTCGGCTGTCGGAGAGAGGGTGTTTGCGGCCGAATCAATCATCAAGAGACGAATACGACGG GGTCGAATGGAATATCTCGTGAAATGGAAGGGCTGGTCACCCAA GTACAGTACTTGGGAACCAGAGGAAAATATCCTAGACTCGCGGCTGTTCGTTGCCTTTGAAGATgg GGAGCGTGAGAGAGAAATATTTGGACCCAAGAAAAGAGGACCTAAGCTCAAGAATTTTCTTCTAAAg GCCCAAGCTAAAGAAAAGTCAAAGTCTTATGAATTTAGGAATGATTTATCCAGAGGCATTACATATCCCAGTCCAGAGCCTGTAGTAACCCCTAGAGCAAGAGAAGGACTACGTGCTGTAGTTCCCACAATTTTCCCTCCCAGCACAGTCAACCGAGGGGAGAGTGTAAGGATTTCACCTCCAGAATCAAGGGAGCATCGTTCTCCACACTCACCCAGACCCAGCACTGATGAATTTACCCTCATCTCAAAAAAGAGAGGACGGAGGCCCAAATTACGCTTCACAGATGGCTATACAAGTTCCTTACATCCAGAGTATTCAAAAAGAGCAGCAGACGAAAAAACCATGGCAAGCATTCCTTCCAAAATGGCAAAGTTAGGATtgggagaagaggaagagagatgCTCTGAAATAAGTGGGAGAATTAAGATATCTCACAAGCACATTGATGGTACCtattcacacaaacaaaacagaGTTGTTCCAAGCAGGAGTACCCAGCACATTTCTTCAGAGTGGAGTTTGCATTCCAGCAGAGTTAGTGGAGACTTACAGGGACACAGGAATAATCCACAGACAAGCCACTTTCATCATAAACACCTGAAGTACCATTCAAAACGAAGAACATTTGAACATGCAGATTCCACCAGCAAACACCCTTCACTTATTGCCAAAATTCCAGTGTCACGCATATTTGGAGAGTCAGATGAGGGAGATGCTTGGAGACCCTCCTTCAGCAATGTGGAGAAAGTTATCGTTACCGATGTGACGTCAAACTTCCTGACTGTAACAATAAAAGAGAGTAACACAGATAAAGGCTTCTTTAAAGACAAAAGATGA